The DNA region GGCTAAGCCACTCGAGCAAACCCATCTTCACCCTCCCCGTTCTCGGGTCGCGCATATACGTTGTCACGGAGCCCTCGCTGGGTGCCGCCGTCCAACGAAGCGTCAAGGCGCTATCATTCACGCCCCTCGTGCCGGACATAACGCAGCGGGTTCTCGGACTAGACAGGGAAGCCGTACGAGTCGTTCGCCAGAATCTCGATCCGGAGCCTGGGGAGCCAAGGGGATTCCTCGCCGATGTCCGCGACCTCGTGCATGGCTCGCTGGGCCCAGGGGCGTATCTCAACTCCCTGAGTTGCGAGGCCAGCCAGGAGCTGTGCCGGCGACTAGATGAATATGCGACGTCTATCATCGGACAACCTGACCGCCAAGGGCATGCTATCCATCTCTTGGCATTTGTCCGTCGCATTGTCACCGTCGGCACTGCCAATTATCTGTACGGTCCCCGAAACCCCATCACCGGGGAGACTGACCTCGAGAACGCCTTTTGGGATTTTGACcacggcctgggcggcttGATGATAGGCATACTTCCGTCAATGACGGCGCGAAACGCTTTCCGTGGACGTGAAGCGGTGGTCGCGGCACTTATCAGGTACATCGAAGCGGGCCACTACGAAGACGCGACACAACTTATCAAGAACCGGATGCAGATAGAACGACAGTACGGTTTCAACGTTGAAACCATGGCTCGCTCGAGCCTATCCTTCTtctttgccgccgtcgtgaacaccaccaccacggctTTTTGGGTTGCACTGCGCCTCTTCGCGGACGCGTCATTGCTGCGGGCGGTTCGTCTAGAGATTCAGGTCGCCTTGACTTTGAGCGAAGAGACGACAGGGCCCGCAACGATGAGCATCGCCATCCTAAGAGACAAGTGCATTACCTTATTGGCAGTGCTCAGGGAGAGCCTTCGCGTCGGGTCCGAGAACCTCTCCGTTCGGCTTGTCAAGGAGGACATGCGACTTGGGGGAAGGTACTTTCTCAAAAAAGGCTCCGTCGTGCAGattgccggcggcgtgatacacgcggacaaggccatatggggcgacgacgtggacgtCTTTGACCCGCAGAGGTTCCTCGGAGCCAAGAGTGCCTCTGGCATCCATCCCGCGGCGTTCCGCGGATTCGGTGGCGGTAGGACGCTGTGCCCCGGCCGACACTTTGCCACTACAGAGATTCTGGTGTTTGCGGCAATGATTGTGCACTCGTTTGACATGTTTTCCGCGGACGGCGGTACCGTCCGGGTCCCGGCTAAGAATGATCGTGTTATACCGGTGCATATTTTGGAACCGAAGCCCGAGGACTGTCCCCAGGTATTGCTTAATCCGAGACCCGAAGCGGGCATGCTGAAGGCGCTCAGGATCGTCGTATGAAGGGACATGGATGAGGGGCCTGGCAAACAATATGACAATTCCAGGCAATAGGAGTACACGTGACGGGATATAATGAATGAGCCGGTTCCCACCTGATGTGGTCTATTGAGCCGGGCGTGTGTTGCTGTTGGGGAAGGAACAAACACATATTGATACGGAAGGTACGACCTTcgcgccagcggcagagGTTTTGTGGTCGCCGCCATTTGTTCGCCTCTGCCTGCTAGCAATAACCTTGTGGTTTCCTACGGGCGCTGACGCCGTGACTCACGAATGCCAAACGCGCACAGAAGCCAAGTGTGTCCCTATACCTGCTGCGCGGCTCGTTCATTCACTCCCATTCTCTCTAGGCATCGAGAAGTGCAGCGATGCACCACACCGCCCAActtcattcattcattcttCCCTTCGCAACAAATTGGGGAAGTGGTGAACCTGCAACAAAAAGACCTCGCTGCAACGCCCCTCTCAGCATGAAGAACCCCGGAGGCTTCCTCTGCCGGCTATGGATCGCCTGTGCCGTATTCGTCTCTGCTGTCGGATTTGAGGCTGAGGCATTCTCATGGGGCAGCCGCGCCCGTGACTTGGGTTGGTTTGTTCTCGAGTATTGTGTGATTCTGCTAACCGAAACCAGATGCGTCTCCTCCGAGACAGACACAGACCTCGCTTCATGATTCTCCGAAGCCTTTGAGGCTCGGTGACAGACCAAACAAGTACGAGATTGCGCTGAGCGAACTCCAAGCGCTCGAATCGGAGCCACTGTGCCATCGCATTGCCGCACGCCTCCTGGTCAATAATTGTCAACTGCTCGACGGACGCGACGAAGCAACCGTCTTGACGGACAGCGGCAGACTCGCGCGCGATTTCGTGGACTCTTTCGCAGCTAGTCTAGCCATCTGCGACTTGGAACGCGGAAGTTTCTTGATTCCTAAAGACTGCGCCCTGTTCCGCGAGTCTGCCTTGGCAAAGGTCCCTGCGCCCGTTAAGCCTCACCTCCATGTATCTGCGGCGCAAGTGGACAAGTGCCTGCAGGGTCTTGCCCAGTCGGACTCGGCGTGGAACACGTGGGTGAGCTATCGTCACAAGGCGTTACGCTTCTGTGAGGCTGCGCGTTCCGAGAACGAGAAAGGTGAGCCCCAAAGCCAGCTCCGCACAGACTGCATACTGACTTGCCTCGTCAGACCAAAACATACACCTGTATGAGAGAATAACCAAGATTCTTGCGAAGCTCACGGATGACGTCGAAGCAGAGCTCGAAATACGACTGCATGTATTGGATACTAGACTTGCAGATACCGCCTCTCGGCTCGACCGCATCGCCCCCCACGTGGATGACCTGAGGGTCGGACTGTCCCAAGTCGAGAAGATTGTTTCTGAAGCCATCGCTCATAGCGCAGAGGTATTTGATTCAACCGTTGGAAGAGACATTTCTGTACTTACTCGATGCTAGGATACAGCAGCAACGGTTAGAGACGGGCTACAGGAGGCGCGCAACCTGCGGCAGCTGCTTGCAGCTCTCCTTGCGACTGTAGCGGAAAGTGAGAGCGGTGCACTCTCTCAACATCATGCGCTCCAGAAAGCCTCTAACCAGGCGCACAACGAGCTCTCGGTTGTGCTGACCAGCTTGCAAACGGCCACCGTAAACGCGATAGCCCTGCAACAGGAGCTTGTACGTACATCTTTTGGTCTTTGAGGTAGTGACACTAACGGCTCGTAGCTCGAGTCACAATCTCGTGCGGACGAAATATCTCGACGACAAGAGACAATAGAAGCGGTACGACTGTCATGGATCTGATCTTGGATGGATTTTGGCTGACCTACATGTAGGGCATGGAGAACCTCGCAAAGCTCGCCGATACCCTAGCGATCAAGCATTATGGCCACCAGAAAGCCTTGAGTGATGCTCAGGAAAGCGTTGAGCAAGTTCTCGACACGCTTGAGTCGGTTTCCACATCTGCCGGCGGTCTACGAAGCTCGATGAGTGGGCTTAGTATGACTAAGTGGTGGCCGTATCTGCTCTGTCCCGTCACTACCCTCATCGTTGGCTCGTATGGCCTTCCGCCATCTGCCATGAGAAACATGCTTCTTCTCGGCCTAGGTAGGCACCCATACACTGTATCGCCCGGGTTTGTGGATTAACACGGATTCAAGGAGAGGCAGCAGGCTTTATCATTACGACGGCAAATCAGTATACTTCATCCAAGACAAGCACGGGCTCGGTGAGCGCAGGCCTGCCGTTGAATCGCTCCAGTACATTAAACACGGCTTATTCTATTGATGACTTTACGGACCATGACTTGAGGCGTCGCAAATACTTTGAGACATTTTAGTTTGGGGCGGAGAGCAGGGGTTGAGCTTAGACGGATACATCCAGCATATTAGGACGCTGGGACAGCATTCTCCATTCACTTACTCCCTGGGATCTACAAGGCTCGCATCAAGGCATCGCGGATAAGCAGGTAACAGATCAAATAGCCTTTGGGTGTGGTTGTGACGCAGAGACCTAGGAACTAGGAGACACATGATACAAGCGCAATTATCTCTCAATCGAAGCGTGGCATTTCGAAAGACTCATGCGATTTCACACAGC from Purpureocillium takamizusanense chromosome 3, complete sequence includes:
- a CDS encoding Cholesterol 7-alpha-monooxygenase (TransMembrane:1 (n7-18c22/23o299-322i)~EggNog:ENOG503NWYT~COG:Q) — translated: MSGIDTSTISLVTVVLGLATFAAVIRHVSARKLHPDEPTVLPPWIPFFGHLVGMALEGSRYIKRLGLSHSSKPIFTLPVLGSRIYVVTEPSLGAAVQRSVKALSFTPLVPDITQRVLGLDREAVRVVRQNLDPEPGEPRGFLADVRDLVHGSLGPGAYLNSLSCEASQELCRRLDEYATSIIGQPDRQGHAIHLLAFVRRIVTVGTANYLYGPRNPITGETDLENAFWDFDHGLGGLMIGILPSMTARNAFRGREAVVAALIRYIEAGHYEDATQLIKNRMQIERQYGFNVETMARSSLSFFFAAVVNTTTTAFWVALRLFADASLLRAVRLEIQVALTLSEETTGPATMSIAILRDKCITLLAVLRESLRVGSENLSVRLVKEDMRLGGRYFLKKGSVVQIAGGVIHADKAIWGDDVDVFDPQRFLGAKSASGIHPAAFRGFGGGRTLCPGRHFATTEILVFAAMIVHSFDMFSADGGTVRVPAKNDRVIPVHILEPKPEDCPQVLLNPRPEAGMLKALRIVV
- a CDS encoding uncharacterized protein (COG:S~TransMembrane:1 (n6-17c35/36o427-445i)~SECRETED:SignalP(1-28~SECRETED:cutsite=AEA-FS~SECRETED:prob=0.3732)~EggNog:ENOG503P14Y) yields the protein MKNPGGFLCRLWIACAVFVSAVGFEAEAFSWGSRARDLDASPPRQTQTSLHDSPKPLRLGDRPNKYEIALSELQALESEPLCHRIAARLLVNNCQLLDGRDEATVLTDSGRLARDFVDSFAASLAICDLERGSFLIPKDCALFRESALAKVPAPVKPHLHVSAAQVDKCLQGLAQSDSAWNTWVSYRHKALRFCEAARSENEKDQNIHLYERITKILAKLTDDVEAELEIRLHVLDTRLADTASRLDRIAPHVDDLRVGLSQVEKIVSEAIAHSAEDTAATVRDGLQEARNLRQLLAALLATVAESESGALSQHHALQKASNQAHNELSVVLTSLQTATVNAIALQQELLESQSRADEISRRQETIEAGMENLAKLADTLAIKHYGHQKALSDAQESVEQVLDTLESVSTSAGGLRSSMSGLSMTKWWPYLLCPVTTLIVGSYGLPPSAMRNMLLLGLGEAAGFIITTANQYTSSKTSTGSVSAGLPLNRSSTLNTAYSIDDFTDHDLRRRKYFETF